The following coding sequences lie in one Alloacidobacterium dinghuense genomic window:
- a CDS encoding DUF503 domain-containing protein: MPVAVLTLEIRIENAHSLKDRRQVVRSLKEKLQNGFNISVAEMDEAVTWQSATIGVAAISGSRDYLAGLMKQVEDAAVRISNDLGAQVADAWWEYLEN; this comes from the coding sequence ATGCCGGTTGCGGTGCTCACGCTGGAGATTCGTATCGAGAATGCTCATTCGCTCAAAGATCGTCGGCAGGTGGTGCGCAGTTTGAAGGAAAAGCTGCAAAACGGCTTCAATATTTCGGTGGCAGAGATGGATGAAGCAGTTACCTGGCAGTCGGCGACGATTGGCGTCGCTGCGATCTCAGGCTCGCGGGATTACCTGGCCGGGTTGATGAAGCAGGTTGAGGATGCGGCTGTGCGTATCAGCAACGATCTGGGCGCGCAGGTGGCAGATGCGTGGTGGGAGTACCTGGAGAACTGA
- the rbfA gene encoding 30S ribosome-binding factor RbfA — protein MPEQRARKYHQDRVAETLREEIGAMIEGELSDPRISFAYVSQVVLNPGGKSALIYVAVDGGPEEEKQTIEGLMAARGYIRHELLERMGVRHVPDLSFHIDRSEKMKTRIDELLGRAQKRQKSVAE, from the coding sequence ATGCCAGAGCAACGGGCGCGCAAGTACCACCAGGACCGCGTGGCGGAGACGCTGCGTGAAGAAATAGGAGCGATGATCGAAGGCGAATTATCGGATCCGCGAATCAGCTTTGCCTATGTAAGCCAGGTTGTGCTGAATCCTGGGGGGAAGTCGGCGCTGATTTATGTCGCGGTCGATGGCGGCCCCGAAGAAGAAAAGCAGACGATCGAGGGCTTGATGGCGGCGCGGGGTTACATCCGACATGAACTGCTGGAGCGTATGGGAGTGCGGCATGTTCCGGATCTTTCGTTCCATATCGACCGGTCAGAAAAGATGAAGACGCGGATTGATGAACTGCTGGGCCGGGCGCAAAAGAGACAGAAAAGCGTGGCTGAGTAA
- a CDS encoding DHH family phosphoesterase, whose product MGDRHTIHAVLDAIERGQRFLVSAHARPDGDAVGSMLACGMILEQLGKQVEMVSCDRVPLIYRSLPCASVVRQVSRVEGEYDAVILLECDGIERSRLRGLDGRFLINIDHHVSGRTFGNINWIDTEACAVAEMVYKLAMVAGVCITPEMATCLYTAVLTDTGSFCYDGTDAHTFELAAELVRHGAKSATIAKDVYFSHPTSKMLLLGAALSNLRREGRIAWMWVTHDDMVRTSAAEEDCEGIVNYAIAIAGVDVAIFLRELSNHRVRLSLRSKGDVNVARLAERFGGGGHQHASGCTIDGPLPDATDMILEVARRTLSAAVHESHSLI is encoded by the coding sequence ATGGGAGATCGGCACACTATCCACGCAGTATTGGACGCGATTGAGCGCGGACAGCGGTTTCTGGTCAGCGCACATGCGCGGCCGGATGGCGATGCCGTGGGATCGATGCTGGCGTGCGGAATGATTCTGGAGCAGCTGGGCAAGCAGGTGGAGATGGTTTCCTGTGACCGGGTGCCGCTGATCTACAGGTCGCTTCCCTGCGCTTCTGTGGTACGCCAGGTGAGCCGCGTAGAAGGCGAATACGACGCGGTGATTCTGCTGGAATGCGACGGGATCGAGCGCTCGCGGCTGCGCGGTCTGGATGGACGTTTCCTGATCAATATCGATCACCATGTGAGCGGGCGCACCTTTGGCAACATCAACTGGATCGATACGGAGGCGTGCGCCGTCGCGGAGATGGTCTACAAGCTGGCCATGGTTGCCGGCGTTTGCATTACGCCAGAGATGGCAACATGCCTTTACACGGCGGTGCTGACGGATACGGGATCGTTCTGCTACGACGGAACCGATGCTCATACCTTTGAGCTGGCGGCAGAGCTGGTGCGGCACGGGGCGAAGTCGGCGACGATTGCCAAGGATGTTTACTTTTCGCACCCGACTTCGAAGATGCTCCTGCTGGGCGCGGCTCTTTCGAACCTGCGGCGCGAAGGACGCATTGCCTGGATGTGGGTGACGCATGACGACATGGTTCGCACGAGCGCAGCGGAGGAAGACTGCGAGGGAATCGTAAATTATGCAATTGCGATTGCCGGAGTCGATGTGGCGATCTTCCTGCGCGAACTCAGCAATCACCGGGTGCGGCTCTCTTTGCGCAGCAAGGGCGATGTGAATGTGGCTCGGCTTGCTGAGCGTTTTGGCGGCGGCGGCCACCAGCATGCCAGCGGTTGCACGATCGATGGGCCGCTACCGGATGCGACGGACATGATTCTCGAGGTGGCCCGGCGCACCCTGAGCGCAGCGGTTCATGAGTCGCATAGTTTAATCTGA
- a CDS encoding ArnT family glycosyltransferase, translated as MAIPKSIKALRINPTTAMARFPFLGTTLETLTLFLFTAFFLFYGLVPIFGGDGIGLVGADEPRYAQIAREMLNRHDYVTPILYGKPWLEKPALYYWRAMFAFREFGVHDWSARIPSASFAFVLVTLIFLHMRRFRPGGQLDAALLTASCAGILSFARGASTDMQMAAPFCIGMLGWYAWYETNSKFWLFDLYFFVGAATLAKGPVAPFLALVIIAAFAALRKEWSILRRSIWWPGVALYFAMVLPWFIAVQKRNPNFLRVFFLEHNLERFATNRFEHEQHFWYYLPVVVLSMMPWTVIAIAALVNAVQGSMAEWRARRVKYHYMGFQRTGDAFPEFLVLWAVIPVVFFSFSESKLPGYVLPSVPPLMILSGDYLNRMRGRGLKAWLLILHGVLAGGLTTLVLLLPRLIQHSDQMPPANALIAAGATGFAATIFILITVARFGLHRLRIATMIPIVILLLFLYGIGPFFGFGQIASTKGTVQLIDLTYSARPLSKILQQISPPDGTVAVFRVRRDVEFGLSFYRNRKVVNYEHEGIPKEQHILIARESYVDELRQKLTGRRYEPLFVYPAQNLVVYAVAAEE; from the coding sequence GTGGCTATCCCTAAGAGCATCAAGGCGCTACGCATAAACCCTACGACTGCTATGGCGCGCTTCCCTTTTCTGGGAACGACACTGGAAACACTGACTCTGTTTCTCTTTACTGCCTTCTTCCTGTTTTACGGATTAGTGCCTATCTTTGGCGGCGACGGCATCGGGCTGGTGGGGGCGGATGAACCGCGCTATGCCCAGATAGCGCGAGAGATGCTCAATCGGCACGATTACGTGACGCCGATTCTGTATGGCAAGCCGTGGCTGGAAAAACCAGCGCTCTATTACTGGCGAGCGATGTTTGCCTTCAGGGAATTCGGCGTGCATGACTGGTCGGCGCGAATCCCTTCGGCAAGCTTTGCGTTTGTGCTGGTTACGCTCATCTTTCTGCACATGCGGCGATTTCGCCCTGGCGGACAGCTGGACGCCGCGCTGCTGACGGCTTCCTGCGCGGGGATATTGAGCTTTGCGCGCGGGGCTTCAACGGACATGCAGATGGCTGCGCCGTTCTGTATCGGCATGCTGGGCTGGTATGCCTGGTATGAGACGAACAGCAAGTTCTGGCTCTTTGATCTTTACTTCTTTGTAGGCGCGGCGACTCTGGCCAAGGGGCCGGTAGCTCCCTTTCTTGCGCTGGTCATCATAGCGGCGTTTGCGGCGTTGCGAAAAGAGTGGTCGATCCTGCGACGAAGCATCTGGTGGCCGGGGGTTGCGCTCTACTTCGCGATGGTGCTGCCGTGGTTTATCGCGGTACAGAAGCGCAATCCTAACTTTTTGCGGGTCTTCTTTCTCGAACACAATCTGGAGCGCTTTGCCACCAACCGCTTCGAGCACGAACAGCATTTCTGGTATTACCTGCCCGTGGTTGTGTTGAGCATGATGCCGTGGACAGTGATCGCGATCGCGGCCTTGGTGAATGCGGTGCAGGGGTCGATGGCAGAGTGGCGGGCGCGACGGGTGAAGTATCACTACATGGGCTTTCAGCGGACGGGCGACGCCTTCCCTGAGTTTCTGGTGCTCTGGGCGGTGATTCCGGTGGTCTTCTTTTCCTTCTCGGAGTCCAAGCTGCCGGGCTATGTGTTGCCTTCCGTTCCGCCGCTGATGATTTTGAGCGGTGACTATTTGAACCGCATGCGCGGGCGAGGGTTGAAGGCGTGGCTGCTGATTCTGCACGGCGTGCTTGCGGGCGGCCTTACGACGCTGGTCCTGCTGCTGCCGCGGTTAATTCAACACTCCGACCAGATGCCCCCTGCGAATGCGCTGATTGCCGCGGGCGCGACGGGATTTGCCGCAACCATCTTTATCCTCATCACGGTAGCGCGGTTCGGTCTTCATCGGTTGCGGATTGCAACCATGATTCCGATTGTGATTCTGCTGCTGTTTCTTTATGGAATCGGGCCGTTCTTCGGTTTCGGGCAGATTGCCTCGACGAAGGGAACGGTGCAGCTGATCGACCTGACGTATTCGGCGCGCCCGCTATCGAAGATTCTGCAACAAATCAGTCCCCCGGACGGTACGGTTGCGGTGTTCCGGGTTCGTCGCGATGTGGAATTTGGCCTGTCGTTCTATCGCAACCGGAAAGTAGTGAATTACGAGCATGAGGGGATTCCGAAGGAGCAACATATCCTCATAGCTCGCGAATCTTATGTCGACGAACTGCGTCAAAAACTTACCGGCAGGCGATATGAGCCTTTGTTCGTGTATCCTGCTCAGAATCTGGTTGTCTACGCAGTAGCGGCAGAAGAGTAA
- a CDS encoding GNAT family N-acetyltransferase, translated as MSSALQFEILDLRHFSASSLRPVLDEESRLWSDRLRWDYRTSADLLLQYLDSRVLPGYVALENGRIAGYVFCVYEDHKAIIGDVFSLSDAPAEVESQLLRHLIELLRHSPGIDRIECQLLLHPHGLHAEIFERAGFKLFRRLFMELDLTQFAASGSRRPLPEGIVLSRWRENDFHPAGYLIADAYNGHLDSFINDQYRSVSGSLRFLHNIVRFPGCGLFDPAASRTMARTADGSLAGVLLCSRVREDIGHVTQVCVARDQRGLGLGRRLIEECAEELRGRGFRGLTLTVTEENANAVDLYRSVGFVEKHSFDAMVWDRSWNWTKES; from the coding sequence TTGAGCTCGGCATTGCAGTTTGAGATTCTCGACCTGAGGCATTTTTCAGCCAGCAGCCTGCGACCGGTGCTGGACGAGGAGAGTCGTCTCTGGAGCGATCGGCTGCGATGGGATTACCGTACTTCTGCGGACCTGTTGCTGCAGTACCTTGATTCCCGCGTGCTGCCGGGCTATGTCGCCCTGGAAAATGGACGCATTGCCGGGTATGTCTTCTGCGTGTACGAAGACCATAAGGCGATCATCGGCGATGTGTTTTCTCTTTCCGATGCACCTGCCGAAGTAGAAAGCCAGCTGCTGCGCCATTTGATTGAGCTTCTTCGGCACTCGCCGGGGATCGATCGCATAGAGTGCCAGCTGTTGCTGCATCCGCATGGACTGCATGCCGAGATTTTCGAACGGGCGGGCTTCAAGCTCTTTCGCCGCCTCTTCATGGAGCTTGATCTGACACAGTTCGCAGCGTCGGGATCGCGTCGGCCGCTTCCAGAAGGCATTGTTCTCAGCAGGTGGCGGGAAAACGATTTTCATCCGGCGGGATATCTGATTGCCGATGCCTACAATGGGCACCTGGATAGCTTTATCAATGATCAATACCGGTCGGTAAGCGGCTCACTTCGATTCCTGCACAATATCGTTCGCTTTCCCGGTTGCGGGTTGTTTGATCCGGCTGCATCGAGAACGATGGCGCGCACGGCAGATGGCTCGCTGGCTGGGGTGCTCTTGTGCTCTCGCGTGCGTGAGGACATCGGGCACGTGACGCAGGTCTGCGTAGCGAGAGATCAGCGTGGGCTCGGGCTGGGCAGGCGGCTGATTGAAGAATGCGCGGAGGAATTGCGGGGACGCGGGTTTCGCGGCCTGACACTGACTGTCACGGAAGAGAATGCGAACGCAGTGGATCTTTACCGCAGCGTGGGCTTTGTTGAAAAGCATTCCTTCGACGCGATGGTCTGGGACCGCTCCTGGAACTGGACGAAAGAGTCTTAA
- a CDS encoding DUF6677 family protein, with product MMASKVQVSAKLEEKSPGLPYAALILGWLVPGLGHALTKHWIRAILLFVSITSMFTLGILMQGKLYQPNMGDVLEMLGFAGDLGCGALYGLGRLMDLGHGAVQVATADYGTKFIVVAGLLNIISAVDAHNLRIGRKPAC from the coding sequence ATGATGGCATCGAAAGTTCAGGTAAGCGCAAAGCTGGAGGAGAAGTCTCCCGGCTTGCCATATGCTGCGCTCATTCTCGGTTGGCTGGTTCCTGGTCTGGGCCACGCGCTCACAAAGCATTGGATCCGCGCGATTTTGCTCTTTGTCTCCATTACCAGCATGTTCACCCTTGGAATCCTGATGCAGGGTAAGCTCTATCAGCCCAACATGGGCGATGTGCTGGAAATGCTTGGCTTTGCAGGAGATCTTGGCTGTGGCGCTCTCTACGGTCTGGGCCGCCTCATGGATCTGGGACACGGTGCCGTTCAGGTGGCAACGGCCGACTATGGAACGAAGTTCATCGTCGTTGCCGGCCTCCTCAACATCATCTCCGCCGTCGACGCGCACAATCTCCGCATAGGCAGGAAGCCCGCATGTTAG